A part of Lepisosteus oculatus isolate fLepOcu1 chromosome 16, fLepOcu1.hap2, whole genome shotgun sequence genomic DNA contains:
- the osgn1 gene encoding oxidative stress induced growth inhibitor 1: MMRPSAETAALLDGHVVPSEVLPVVIIGNGPSGICLSYLLSGYTPYLAPGGMHPNSFLLRKLEERPELSLLDQDLGYLCEGLEGRSSNPVAVLFDSLLLPDGDFGSDCPSPLQWRHEPGRAIPHLVLGKGLPGGAWHAMEDSMLTLSLANWMELPGLKLKDWIREKRRNLRNDRATPAEIASYYQHYVTAMGLQSRFAPETLVTSLRRVPCGGAAGGSPRTVWEVQGVRGSDGQGAGGEPFSVRARSVVLATGTQDVPARLGTEGEDLPFVAHSFLELEAAMASGQVGEGSAPVLVVGAGLTAADAVLVAHHFNIPVYHAFRRAVGDPGLIFNQLPKVLYPEYHKVHQMMTQQQFRPQDGPEPPAGTLGDSCGFTGSYPGYLSFPRHCVAAFRPDRKCVLKGGGGRQTVLQVSLVLVLIGSHPSLSFLPHGGRHLGVDAEEPISCRRNPVDVDPFTHESLREPGLYALGPLVGENFVRFLKGGALAVASDLAARRAGARCAVDGEHASTGSLDT, translated from the exons ATGATGCG ACCCTCGGCAGAGACGGCGGCCCTCCTGGACGGCCACGTTGTCCCCTCTGAAGTGCTCCCTGTGGTCATCATCG GGAACGGCCCATCGGGGATCTGTCTGTCATACCTGCTGTCGGGGTACACTCCATATTTGGCTCCTGGGGGGATGCACCCCAACTCCTTCTTGctgaggaagctggaggagcgGCCTGAGCTGTCGTTGCTGGACCAG GACCTGGGGTACCTGTGCGAGGGGCTGGAGGGCCGCTCCTCGAACCCGGTGGCCGTGCTGTTCGACTCGCTCCTCCTGCCGGACGGCGACTTCGGCTCGGACTGCCCCTCCCCGCTCCAGTGGCGCCACGAGCCGGGCCGTGCCATCCCCCACCTGGTCCTGGGCAAGGGCCTGCCGGGGGGCGCCTGGCAT GCGATGGAGGACTCTATGCTCACCCTCAGCCTGGCCAACTGGATGGAGCTGCCAGGACTCAAGCTAAAGGACTGGATCCGAGAGAAGCGCAG GAACCTGCGCAACGACCGCGCCACGCCCGCGGAGATCGCCTCCTACTACCAGCACTACGTCACGGCGATGGGCCTGCAGAGCCGCTTCGCCCCCGAGACCTTGGTGACCTCCCTGCGGCGGGTGCCGTGTGGGGGCGCGGCCGGCGGGAGCCCCCGGACCGTGTGGGAGGTTCAGGGGGTGCGAGGCAGCGACGGCCAGGGCGCGGGGGGCGAGCCGTTCTCGGTGCGCGCGCGGAGCGTGGTGCTGGCCACAGGCACGCAGGACGTCCCGGCGCGGCTGGGCACGGAGGGCGAGGACCTGCCCTTCGTGGCCCACAGCTTCCTGGAGCTGGAGGCGGCGATGGCCAGCGGGCAGGTGGGCGAGGGCTCTGCGCCCGTGCTGGTCGTGGGGGCGGGGCTGACCGCGGCGGACGCGGTGCTGGTAGCGCACCACTTCAACATCCCTGTGTACCACGCCTTCCGCCGCGCGGTCGGCGACCCGGGCCTGATCTTCAACCAGCTGCCCAAAGTGCTGTACCCCGAGTACCACAAGGTGCACCAGATGATGACCCAGCAGCAGTTCCGGCCACAGGATGGGCCGGAGCCGCCGGCTGGCACCCTGGGAGACTCCTGCGGCTTCACGGGCTCTTATCCCGGGTACCTCAGCTTCCCCAGGCACTGCGTGGCGGCGTTCCGGCCGGACAGGAAGTGCGTGCTGAAAGGGGGGGGCGGCCGGCAGACGGTGCTGCAGGTGTCCCTGGTGCTGGTGCTGATCGGGTCCCACCCCAGCCTCTCCTTCCTGCCGCACGGCGGGCGCCACCTGGGCGTGGACGCCGAGGAGCCCATCTCCTGCCGCCGCAACCCGGTGGACGTGGACCCCTTCACCCACGAGTCCCTGCGGGAGCCCGGGCTGTACGCGCTGGGCCCGCTGGTGGGGGAGAACTTCGTGCGCTTCCTCAAGGGGGGCGCCCTGGCCGTGGCCAGCGACCTGGCCGCGCGGCGGGCCGGAGCACGGTGCGCGGTGGACGGGGAACACGCCTCCACCGGCTCCCTGGACACAtag